The following coding sequences are from one Dermacentor andersoni chromosome 5, qqDerAnde1_hic_scaffold, whole genome shotgun sequence window:
- the LOC126531007 gene encoding facilitated trehalose transporter Tret1-like, with protein sequence MSAAWFAAGWLFIAFANSTTLLFVGRFLTGGGMSVASAASTVFVAEVTPANLRGALNTGCNFVETLGILIGYTMGKWLNYKWLAAACLVPAVINGATFLFYVRESPMWLLQKGRRKEAMEALRFYRGPRVEDEFAALETCTVDVTTKLTFGDLKEPYVYKSFLCSLLTLLMQQGSAISILIFFAQDILQEADVSIAADDCTIVVGGILSVAFLVATVLADKAGRKWLFIVSTASSAVSLAVLGVCFYMKQTKNQHFHDNYGWLPLASMSVYFAGYSLGLGPLPFVYVGELLPLKTKGVATAVCIVLYYCFGFLVTKTYTDLSRLMGTAAAYWLYASFLAVTFVLFVIYVPETKAKTLDEIERYFGKKLPSPQLSNVDELVTSHL encoded by the coding sequence ATGTCGGCCGCGTGGTTCGCTGCTGGCTGGCTGTTCATCGCCTTCGCGAATTCCACAACACTGCTGTTCGTGGGCCGCTTTTTGACGGGTGGTGGAATGTCCGTCGCTTCGGCTGCGTCCACGGTGTTCGTAGCCGAAGTGACGCCCGCCAACCTGCGGGGGGCGCTCAACACTGGCTGCAACTTTGTCGAAACGCTGGGCATCCTGATCGGCTACACCATGGGCAAGTGGCTCAACTACAAGTGGCTCGCCGCCGCCTGCCTCGTCCCAGCAGTCATCAACGGCGCGACTTTCCTGTTCTACGTCCGGGAGTCACCAATGTGGCTCCTACAAAAGGGACGGCGGAAGGAGGCCATGGAAGCCTTGCGGTTCTACCGGGGACCACGGGTCGAAGACGAATTCGCCGCCCTGGAAACCTGCACCGTCGATGTCACCACGAAGCTGACCTTCGGAGACTTGAAGGAGCCGTACGTGTACAAGTCGTTCCTGTGCTCCCTCCTGACTCTGCTCATGCAACAGGGGTCGGCGATCAGCATTCTCATCTTCTTCGCCCAAGACATATTGCAGGAGGCCGACGTGTCCATTGCTGCCGACGACTGTACGATCGTGGTAGGTGGCATCCTTTCGGTGGCCTTCTTGGTGGCCACGGTGCTCGCCGACAAGGCAGGCCGCAAGTGGCTCTTCATCGTCTCTACCGCCTCGTCAGCGGTCAGCCTGGCAGTGCTGGGTGTGTGCTTCTACATGAAGCAAACGAAAAACCAACATTTCCACGACAACTATGGCTGGCTTCCGCTGGCCTCCATGTCGGTGTACTTCGCCGGATACTCGCTGGGGCTCGGTCCCCTGCCGTTCGTATACGTCGGCGAACTCCTCCCTCTGAAGACAAAGGGTGTGGCGACTGCTGTGTGCATCGTTCTCTACTACTGCTTTGGTTTTCTAGTCACCAAGACGTACACCGACCTGTCACGCTTGATGGGTACTGCCGCTGCGTACTGGTTGTACGCCAGCTTCCTGGCGGTGACATTTGTGCTATTTGTGATATATGTGCCTGAGACTAAAGCAAAAACCCTGGACGAAATAGAAAGATACTTCGGCAAGAAATTGCCGTCCCCACAGCTGAGCAACGTCGACGAACTGGTAACGTCTCATCTTTAA